One part of the Oceanihabitans sp. IOP_32 genome encodes these proteins:
- a CDS encoding SusC/RagA family TonB-linked outer membrane protein translates to MKKRKFYINYLIFMLLFSVPILTFGQEKTITGTVVSAGDNMPLLGATVIIKGTTTGASTDFDGVYSINASTGDVLVFTYIGYKETEITVGNESVINVSLVEDASVLDEVVITGYGKQTRATLTTSISKLDTQILETSTRSNAATALQGTIAGLRVTNNTGQPGSTPSIVLRGGTGFDGSGSPLVLIDGVQGSFYALNADDIESIEVLKDAAATAIYGARSANGVILVTTKTGKVGRSSMSYKYKFSMNERRDDQKFLGAADFITYNRQAVANYTEVTGRTNFDSGFLNNGSTAFSTGNNTTDSAFTTQFLTDDNRYLLSQPGWNTVTDPLNPSRQILYLDNDVSDNIYQESVSKDHYLSFDGGNEKGTYYLGLGFLDNDGLILGSGFKRYSGKFSGSYNINEKLKVNSNILYSHSNLNRSPLGGDDTVFRRFAGQAPTSRTYDNNPDGTLSNILSPGTNAGFGNPLYYQDKFVRKNLEQRLTASVGIDYDIIENLTASVKASHFTINNHDEAFNRAYRQGSTSSTLNTSRNASTSLTRTLRNQLTGTLDYGVNFGNHKFNALLGAEYFKENVFSSFASTKGSPTDLIETLNAGAEPTGASSFETEYALVSTFGRLLYDFDSKYLVSATFRRDGSSQLGNKKFDFFPSVSLGWNAHNEQFIQNSFLGKFVSQLKPRISYGENGNLEVISDRGNFLVFGSYGSQGTYNGQTGYANTGLPTLDLVWEKSTTFNVGLDISFFDNRLNFITDVYSRDVKDKLADLTLPYYTGFSSVLTNNGTIRNKGFELEMNADVIRNENVTWNIGATVTSNKNYVIKLPENDNELNRQGGTEIYNPTTGQNEWVGGLQEGQRVGNDLIVTYEQDYIYANQDAVDAHATRVDELLPNGTQRFPGDVAWVDQNGDNVINSLDRKVIGRATPDFVGGFTSSLTYKNFNLFIKTDFATGHLVNNHIRVKGLAQTQGNLNQPVEVLNSWTPTNTDTDLPRFIFVDAQRNILRGNFGSTRFWEKGDYLALREITLSYNVPTEYFKNVINNLSIYVTGSNLHYFKSYSGDSPEKGGVQFGEFPMPRTVTIGLNVSF, encoded by the coding sequence ATGAAAAAAAGAAAGTTTTATATCAATTATTTGATATTTATGTTGCTTTTTTCTGTGCCAATTTTAACATTTGGTCAGGAAAAAACAATTACAGGAACAGTGGTTTCAGCTGGAGATAATATGCCTTTATTAGGTGCTACTGTTATCATTAAAGGCACTACAACTGGGGCATCAACAGATTTTGATGGGGTTTACTCTATAAATGCGAGTACAGGTGATGTTCTTGTATTTACTTATATTGGCTACAAAGAGACCGAGATTACTGTTGGTAATGAGAGTGTTATTAATGTGTCTTTAGTTGAAGATGCTAGTGTTTTAGATGAAGTTGTTATTACAGGTTACGGTAAACAAACCAGAGCCACCTTAACCACATCGATTTCAAAATTAGATACACAAATTTTAGAAACCTCTACGCGATCGAACGCGGCAACGGCTTTACAAGGTACTATTGCTGGTTTAAGAGTAACAAACAATACGGGTCAACCTGGGTCTACACCATCAATCGTTTTACGTGGTGGTACTGGTTTTGATGGAAGCGGGTCTCCTTTAGTTTTAATCGATGGTGTTCAAGGTTCTTTTTACGCTTTAAATGCCGACGATATTGAATCAATTGAAGTATTAAAAGATGCAGCTGCAACAGCAATATACGGTGCAAGATCTGCGAACGGTGTTATTTTAGTAACCACCAAAACAGGAAAAGTAGGACGGTCTTCTATGAGCTACAAATACAAGTTTAGTATGAACGAGCGCAGAGATGATCAAAAGTTCTTAGGTGCTGCAGATTTTATCACCTATAACCGTCAAGCAGTTGCTAATTATACAGAAGTGACAGGTAGAACGAATTTTGACTCTGGATTTTTAAATAATGGAAGTACAGCCTTTTCAACAGGAAACAATACCACAGATTCGGCATTTACAACACAGTTTCTTACTGATGATAATCGATATTTGCTAAGTCAGCCAGGTTGGAACACTGTTACAGATCCATTAAACCCTAGCAGACAAATATTATATTTAGATAATGATGTTAGTGACAATATCTATCAAGAAAGTGTCTCTAAAGACCATTATTTATCTTTTGATGGAGGAAATGAAAAAGGCACTTATTATCTAGGTTTAGGTTTTTTGGATAACGATGGTTTAATTTTAGGTTCTGGATTTAAAAGATACTCAGGGAAATTTTCTGGATCTTATAATATTAATGAAAAGCTTAAAGTAAATTCTAATATATTATATAGTCACTCTAATCTTAATAGAAGCCCGTTAGGTGGAGATGATACCGTTTTTAGAAGATTTGCAGGACAAGCGCCTACTTCTAGAACTTATGACAACAATCCAGATGGAACTTTGTCAAACATCTTAAGTCCAGGTACTAATGCAGGTTTTGGTAATCCTTTGTATTATCAGGATAAATTTGTTAGGAAAAATCTAGAACAACGTTTAACAGCATCTGTTGGTATTGATTACGATATTATAGAAAATTTAACGGCTTCCGTAAAAGCAAGTCACTTCACAATAAATAATCATGATGAAGCTTTTAATAGGGCTTATAGACAAGGGAGTACATCAAGCACACTCAACACATCGCGTAACGCATCAACTAGTTTAACGAGAACTTTAAGAAATCAACTCACAGGAACTTTAGATTATGGCGTTAATTTTGGAAACCATAAGTTTAATGCGCTGTTAGGAGCTGAGTATTTTAAAGAAAATGTGTTTTCTTCTTTTGCAAGCACAAAAGGCTCTCCAACCGATTTAATTGAAACACTTAATGCTGGAGCAGAGCCAACTGGAGCTTCAAGTTTTGAAACCGAATATGCACTGGTATCAACATTTGGTCGATTATTATACGATTTTGATAGCAAGTATTTAGTCTCTGCAACGTTTAGGCGTGATGGATCTTCACAACTAGGAAATAAAAAGTTTGACTTTTTCCCTAGTGTGTCTTTAGGATGGAATGCTCATAATGAGCAGTTTATACAAAACTCGTTTTTGGGCAAATTTGTATCTCAATTAAAACCTAGAATAAGTTATGGCGAGAATGGAAATTTAGAAGTTATTTCTGATCGGGGCAACTTCCTTGTTTTTGGCTCTTATGGCTCTCAAGGCACATACAATGGCCAAACAGGTTATGCCAATACTGGTTTACCAACATTAGATCTTGTTTGGGAGAAATCTACTACCTTTAATGTTGGTTTAGATATATCATTCTTTGATAACCGCCTTAATTTCATAACTGATGTTTATTCTAGAGATGTTAAGGATAAGCTTGCTGATTTAACATTGCCTTATTATACTGGATTTAGCAGTGTACTTACAAATAACGGAACAATTAGAAATAAAGGTTTTGAATTGGAAATGAATGCCGATGTTATTCGAAACGAAAATGTGACTTGGAACATAGGAGCAACCGTTACTAGTAACAAGAATTATGTAATTAAGTTACCTGAAAACGATAATGAATTGAATAGGCAAGGCGGAACAGAAATTTACAATCCTACAACTGGACAAAATGAATGGGTTGGTGGTCTGCAAGAAGGGCAACGAGTTGGTAATGATTTAATTGTAACTTATGAGCAAGATTACATCTATGCGAATCAAGACGCTGTGGATGCTCACGCTACTAGAGTTGATGAGCTATTACCTAATGGGACACAACGTTTTCCTGGTGATGTGGCTTGGGTAGACCAAAATGGTGATAATGTAATTAATAGTTTAGATAGAAAAGTTATTGGTAGAGCAACACCAGATTTTGTTGGTGGTTTTACATCTAGTTTAACTTACAAAAATTTTAATTTATTTATTAAAACTGATTTTGCTACGGGACACCTTGTAAATAATCATATTCGAGTTAAAGGTCTAGCGCAAACACAAGGTAACTTAAATCAACCTGTTGAAGTATTAAATTCTTGGACGCCTACTAATACTGATACAGATTTACCGCGTTTCATATTTGTAGACGCTCAAAGAAATATATTAAGAGGTAACTTTGGTTCGACTCGTTTCTGGGAAAAAGGAGATTATTTAGCTTTAAGAGAAATAACCTTAAGCTATAACGTACCGACAGAATATTTTAAAAATGTTATTAACAACTTGAGTATTTATGTTACAGGTTCTAATTTACATTATTTTAAAAGTTACAGTGGTGACTCTCCAGAGAAAGGAGGCGTGCAGTTTGGTGAATTTCCTATGCCTAGAACGGTTACTATAGGGTTAAATGTTTCATTTTAA
- the trxB gene encoding thioredoxin-disulfide reductase: MSDTIEKVKCLIIGSGPAGYTAAIYAARANMKPVLYQGTQPGGQLTTTNEVENFPGYPDGITGPEMMMELQKQAQRFSTDVRDGWVTKVDFSGDIHKVWVNDTKELHCETVIISTGAEAKYLGLESEQKYLKLGGGVSACAVCDGFFYKNQEVVIVGAGDSACEEAHYLSKLCKKVTMLVRRDEFRASKIMAARVKNTENIEILYNTETDEVLGDGQVVTGVRVFNNKTNEKHVIPATGFFVAIGHTPNTAIFKDYLDLDETGYIINVPGTSKTNVDGVFVSGDAADNVYRQAVTAAGTGCMAALDAERYLAAKE, from the coding sequence ATGTCTGATACAATAGAAAAAGTAAAATGCCTAATAATAGGGTCTGGACCTGCAGGTTACACAGCTGCTATTTATGCGGCAAGAGCTAATATGAAACCCGTTTTATATCAAGGTACTCAGCCAGGCGGACAATTAACAACTACAAATGAAGTTGAAAACTTTCCTGGTTACCCTGATGGAATTACGGGACCAGAGATGATGATGGAATTACAAAAACAAGCCCAACGCTTTAGTACAGATGTGCGTGATGGTTGGGTGACTAAAGTGGATTTTTCTGGCGATATACATAAAGTGTGGGTAAACGATACCAAAGAGTTGCACTGCGAAACTGTGATTATTTCGACTGGAGCTGAAGCTAAATACTTAGGCTTAGAATCTGAGCAAAAGTATTTGAAATTGGGAGGTGGAGTTTCTGCTTGTGCGGTTTGTGATGGATTTTTCTACAAAAATCAAGAAGTAGTCATTGTTGGTGCTGGCGATTCAGCTTGTGAAGAAGCACATTACTTATCTAAACTTTGTAAGAAAGTGACGATGCTGGTTAGACGCGATGAGTTTAGAGCTTCTAAAATTATGGCGGCTAGAGTTAAAAATACAGAAAATATTGAAATACTCTATAATACTGAAACAGATGAGGTTTTAGGTGATGGTCAAGTGGTTACTGGTGTACGCGTATTTAATAATAAAACGAATGAGAAGCATGTAATTCCTGCAACAGGCTTTTTTGTGGCTATCGGGCATACTCCAAACACCGCTATTTTTAAGGATTATTTAGATTTAGATGAGACCGGATACATTATAAATGTTCCAGGAACATCAAAAACGAATGTCGATGGGGTATTTGTTTCTGGTGATGCTGCAGACAATGTTTATCGACAAGCTGTAACAGCTGCTGGTACTGGTTGCATGGCTGCATTGGATGCAGAACGTTATTTGGCGGCAAAAGAATAG
- a CDS encoding CsbD family protein, with product MSKPWQDKVKGNWNIAKGKLKQKWGSLTDDDLDYKEGKEDELLGKIQKRTGESKKQVNEFLDNLKF from the coding sequence ATGTCGAAACCATGGCAAGATAAAGTAAAAGGCAATTGGAACATTGCTAAAGGAAAATTAAAACAAAAGTGGGGAAGCCTTACCGATGATGATTTGGATTACAAAGAAGGTAAAGAAGATGAACTTTTAGGGAAAATCCAAAAACGCACAGGCGAATCTAAAAAACAAGTTAACGAATTTTTAGACAACCTAAAATTTTAA
- a CDS encoding mechanosensitive ion channel family protein, whose product MISSNPQTARETIINSIENYYDKFLELLPRIALGILLVIAGVLIAQLITNIYKKRILKKAEDPLMASFLAQAIKIIFVLIAILLALQVAGLNGVATGILTAAGGAAIILGFAFQDIGKNFLAGIILAFNRPFNVNDTIMVSGLFGKVKALNFRYTHIKTFDGRDIYIPNSDVLTKPVENYTGDGYFRNDFVVGIGYEDDIEAAKQVIYDILNSNTNIVHNDAAHENFVIEDELAASTVNLKVFFWVKTMDYRKSSRVLRGEIIKEVKEALESKGFNMPADIKEIKLYGNEEDFPLRVRKDPKDLETE is encoded by the coding sequence ATGATTTCATCAAATCCACAAACTGCAAGAGAAACTATAATAAATTCTATAGAAAATTATTATGACAAGTTTTTAGAATTATTACCAAGAATAGCTTTAGGAATCTTGTTAGTTATAGCTGGAGTTCTTATAGCTCAACTTATAACCAATATTTATAAAAAACGAATTTTAAAAAAAGCCGAAGACCCATTAATGGCGAGCTTTTTAGCTCAAGCCATAAAAATAATTTTTGTACTTATAGCAATACTTTTAGCTCTTCAAGTCGCCGGTCTTAATGGGGTTGCTACAGGAATATTAACCGCTGCTGGTGGTGCAGCTATAATATTAGGTTTTGCTTTTCAAGACATTGGTAAAAATTTTCTTGCTGGCATAATTTTGGCTTTTAACAGACCGTTTAATGTGAATGATACTATTATGGTATCTGGACTTTTTGGAAAGGTAAAAGCATTAAATTTTAGATATACACATATAAAAACGTTTGATGGTCGTGATATTTATATACCTAATAGTGATGTATTAACGAAACCTGTAGAAAATTACACAGGAGATGGCTATTTTAGAAACGATTTTGTGGTTGGCATAGGTTATGAAGATGATATTGAAGCCGCAAAACAGGTGATTTATGATATTTTAAATAGTAACACAAATATTGTGCATAATGATGCTGCTCACGAGAACTTTGTAATCGAAGACGAGCTGGCAGCGAGCACAGTAAATTTAAAGGTGTTTTTCTGGGTAAAAACAATGGACTACAGGAAATCGTCTCGTGTATTACGTGGTGAAATTATTAAAGAAGTGAAAGAGGCTCTTGAAAGTAAAGGGTTCAACATGCCTGCCGATATTAAAGAAATTAAGCTTTATGGTAACGAAGAGGATTTCCCTTTACGAGTGCGTAAAGATCCAAAAGATTTAGAAACAGAATAA
- a CDS encoding saccharopine dehydrogenase C-terminal domain-containing protein: protein MKSILILGAGMVVKPIAHYLLDNNFKVTLASRTKEKAEKVIEGRKNGEAISWTIDDTDVLDSLIKSHDLVVSLLPYTYHVQVAKKCIAHKKNMLTTSYVSAEMKALNEQAKEAGIIILNEIGVDPGYDHMTAMEIIDKVHEEGGKIDDFYSLCGALCAPEASNNPFRYKFSWSPKGVVLASNNDAQYLKNGEVVNLDTSDLFKNPLEIDFPEVEKMHVYPNRDSLPYIDIYGIPEVKTMYRGTFRYQNWCTAFDLLKSLNLTDHKTLNLKGKTFAQVTAEVNGFESGNLKETIKTKFKMADNHPGLQAIEWLGVLDEKSVHLEEGSTFDLTSDLMIEKMMMDESERDMVIMQHIFNITKANGDKESIISRMLDYGNSEHTSIARTVALPAAIGVKMILNGEINETGVHIPIKKTIYKPILKELKTLGIAMVETRNKEYFKIG, encoded by the coding sequence ATGAAAAGCATTTTAATCTTAGGAGCTGGAATGGTTGTAAAGCCCATCGCTCATTATTTATTAGACAATAATTTTAAAGTTACCCTAGCAAGTCGCACGAAGGAGAAAGCCGAAAAAGTTATTGAAGGTCGTAAAAATGGAGAAGCGATTTCCTGGACTATCGACGATACAGATGTTTTAGATTCACTAATTAAGTCGCACGATCTTGTGGTGAGTCTTCTCCCTTATACTTACCATGTTCAAGTCGCTAAAAAGTGTATTGCTCATAAAAAAAACATGTTAACCACTTCTTATGTTTCGGCAGAAATGAAAGCTTTAAACGAGCAAGCAAAAGAAGCTGGAATAATCATTTTAAACGAGATAGGGGTTGATCCTGGCTACGATCATATGACAGCTATGGAAATTATCGATAAGGTTCATGAAGAAGGTGGAAAAATTGATGATTTTTATTCCTTATGTGGTGCACTTTGCGCTCCAGAAGCTTCAAATAACCCCTTTAGATATAAGTTTTCATGGTCGCCAAAAGGTGTTGTGTTAGCCAGTAATAACGATGCGCAATATCTAAAAAACGGCGAAGTGGTTAATTTAGATACTTCAGATTTATTTAAAAACCCCTTAGAAATTGATTTTCCTGAAGTAGAAAAAATGCACGTGTACCCAAACCGCGATTCCTTACCATATATAGATATTTATGGCATTCCCGAAGTAAAGACCATGTATAGAGGTACCTTTCGCTACCAAAATTGGTGCACCGCTTTCGATTTATTAAAATCACTAAACTTAACAGACCATAAAACCTTGAACTTAAAAGGGAAAACCTTTGCGCAAGTCACTGCAGAAGTAAACGGGTTTGAATCGGGCAATTTAAAGGAAACCATTAAAACTAAATTTAAAATGGCAGACAATCATCCCGGATTACAAGCCATAGAATGGTTGGGCGTTTTAGATGAAAAATCTGTTCATTTAGAGGAAGGCTCTACATTCGATTTGACATCAGATTTAATGATTGAAAAAATGATGATGGATGAGTCTGAAAGAGATATGGTTATTATGCAGCATATTTTCAACATAACTAAAGCAAATGGGGATAAAGAGAGCATTATATCTCGCATGTTAGACTATGGCAATTCAGAACACACCTCAATAGCTCGTACGGTAGCTCTCCCGGCAGCCATTGGAGTTAAAATGATTCTTAATGGAGAAATTAATGAAACTGGGGTGCATATTCCAATTAAGAAAACAATATACAAACCCATCCTTAAAGAATTAAAAACCTTGGGTATTGCTATGGTTGAAACCAGAAATAAAGAATATTTCAAAATTGGCTAA
- a CDS encoding RagB/SusD family nutrient uptake outer membrane protein encodes MKKLKYIILTVGFIGILNSCSDDFINVENKEVLTEESFWQTEDHAMQALTSAYAAMQSASGSKWAFFEEIYTSLAYRADDVDNNTAETYGRTLASFSNTTEESGPYNVWQASYAGIGRANQILQQVPNMEVLSENMKKTLIAEAKFLRAYYYFWLVTGFENVPLVTSFSGDLNDLFPSQATPSAVWAQIETDLTEAEADLPTSHPSEWKGRATLGAAKSLLGKVYLFQEKWGEAETKFQEVTTLGYALLPNYADNFNGLGENGSESIFEIQFSADRSNGNDERQVLNYQVSPYAFGGWELFYPSQWLEEQMKTDLTSTGEISNRVYESIFFNDPNSEMYSRGSQEMKSYTVVADSLNHPRYFKKYAFNADLDNYNGTNIPVIRYADVLLMYAEALNENNKTSLAIDQVNIVRARGGAAPLGVMTKEELRTQIRHHERPVELAMEFGIRWFDLYRWQRGSTATESIKTTLENHNKPFAENFQDKHIVFPIPLQEININSNLTPNPGW; translated from the coding sequence ATGAAAAAACTAAAATATATAATATTAACGGTAGGCTTTATTGGAATTTTAAATTCCTGTAGTGACGATTTTATAAATGTTGAAAATAAAGAAGTTTTAACTGAAGAAAGTTTTTGGCAAACTGAAGATCATGCTATGCAGGCTTTAACATCGGCTTATGCTGCAATGCAAAGTGCTAGTGGTAGTAAATGGGCCTTTTTTGAAGAAATTTATACCTCTTTAGCCTATAGAGCAGATGATGTGGATAATAACACAGCGGAAACTTATGGACGAACGCTAGCAAGTTTTTCTAATACTACAGAAGAAAGTGGCCCTTACAATGTTTGGCAAGCAAGTTATGCTGGTATTGGACGAGCAAATCAAATATTACAACAAGTTCCTAATATGGAAGTGCTTTCTGAAAATATGAAAAAAACACTTATCGCTGAAGCTAAATTTTTAAGAGCTTACTACTATTTCTGGTTAGTAACTGGTTTTGAAAATGTGCCATTAGTAACTTCTTTTAGTGGCGATTTAAATGATTTGTTTCCAAGTCAAGCGACACCATCTGCAGTATGGGCTCAAATTGAAACAGATCTTACCGAAGCCGAAGCAGACTTGCCAACAAGCCATCCATCGGAGTGGAAAGGTAGAGCTACTTTAGGGGCAGCAAAATCCCTACTTGGTAAAGTGTATTTATTTCAAGAAAAATGGGGAGAGGCAGAAACGAAATTTCAAGAAGTTACAACTTTAGGATACGCATTACTACCAAACTATGCCGATAATTTTAACGGATTGGGAGAGAATGGCAGTGAAAGCATTTTTGAAATTCAGTTTTCAGCCGACCGCTCTAATGGAAACGACGAACGTCAAGTGTTAAATTATCAGGTTTCTCCATATGCTTTTGGGGGTTGGGAATTATTCTATCCTTCACAATGGTTAGAAGAACAAATGAAAACAGATTTAACCAGTACTGGAGAAATTAGTAATCGTGTTTATGAGAGTATTTTCTTTAACGATCCTAATTCTGAAATGTATAGTAGAGGCTCTCAGGAAATGAAGTCTTATACTGTTGTTGCCGACAGTTTAAACCACCCAAGATATTTTAAAAAATATGCTTTTAATGCCGATTTAGATAATTATAACGGCACAAACATTCCTGTAATACGTTATGCAGATGTTCTCCTCATGTATGCTGAAGCCTTAAATGAAAACAATAAAACTTCACTAGCTATAGATCAAGTTAATATTGTAAGAGCACGTGGCGGAGCTGCACCTTTAGGTGTTATGACTAAGGAAGAACTGCGCACTCAAATTCGTCATCATGAGCGTCCTGTTGAACTTGCTATGGAATTTGGTATACGTTGGTTCGATTTATACAGATGGCAACGTGGCAGTACAGCGACAGAATCGATAAAAACAACTCTGGAAAATCACAATAAACCATTTGCCGAGAATTTTCAAGATAAACACATAGTGTTTCCTATTCCGCTTCAGGAGATAAATATAAATTCTAATTTAACACCTAACCCTGGTTGGTAA